AGTTGCCGATGAAAGATCAATATTATATTTCTTCACAAGAGTTCTAGATCCTATTGTTTCACCAGAGGTTAAATAGAAATCTATAATAGCACTTAATACTAACTTTTCTCTTTCTGATACAGGCATAAAATCACCTTTTCCCTTTCTTGTTAGCACTCAGTTTCATGGAGTGCTAATTTATGTAAATAATATATATTAATTTTTTATTTTTGTCAAATATTTTTTTGTTTTTTATAATTTCATAACAAAGTTCTTTAAATGCAATAACATAATATCGTTATGATTGAAACTAAAAAAACCTTGATTTATAGTGATTTATACAATATAATATGTAATGTTATTTTCAAATTTCATAACAGGGGGTTATCTAAACAATGGCAAGAAAACCAAACTTTACAAAGGATGAAATACTAGATTGTGCTTATGATATTTTACTTGAATCAAGCTTAAAAGAAGTAACCGCAAGGACAGTGGCTAAAAGGCTAAACGCTTCAACCATTTCTATTTATTCAGCTTTTTCATCAATGGGAGATTTGAAAAATGCCCTGGCAAAAAGAGCTAAAAATAAACTATTTGAATATACTAAAATTAACAACACAGATATGGAAATTTTAGATATTGGAATGGGTGTTTGTCTATTTGCAAGGGATGAAAAAGAACTTTTCAGAACTATTTTCCTTAGAGAATCTATGCCTAAGGATTTTATAGATGAAGTATTGGAAGATTTTAAAAAACTTATATATACAAGCTTTAAAAATACACCTATGGGGCCTGAACTTTCAGAAAAAACAATTAATTGGATAATGAAAAAGGGATGGCTTTTTACTCAAGGGTTCGCCACTTTAATTTGTACTGGATTTTATGATAATCCATCAGATGACGAAATAAAAAAAGAACTTGTTGAGATGGGCACAATTTTAATTAAAGAGGCTTTAAATAACGGAGGAAATTAATTTTATGAGAAAACAACTTTTATTAGCAGCTATTTTGTTGACTTCTATAAAGGGATTTGCAGGAAGTATTGACTATCTTTCTCAGCAAGATGCGGAATATTTTGCTCACCCTTCTATGACTGGTAAAATTGGTGTGTCGGGAGCATACTATAACCCAGCTGGTACAGCATTTATGGAAGATGGAACATATATGCAAGTTAACAACCAAACACATTTTAAAACATATAAAATGAAAGTAGATGGTGAAACTTTCAAAAGTGATAAACCTTCTCCTATCATTCCAAGTATACAAATAGTTAAGGTAGATAATGGAAGATCATACTTTTTCCACGGTGGAGCAATTGCCGGTGGAGGAAATGTTGCCTATGAAGGTGGATTAGGAATGTTTAAGGTTATGGAGAATATGCTTAATGAAGGCCTTAATAAACAAGCAATCGAAATTGCTAAAAAAACTAAACAGAATTTAAACCTACCTAGTAATTTTAAACCTATACAATTTACAGGGGGAAATACTGTTAAAGGTTCTTCATACTATGTAACTTTACAAGGTGGAGTTGCTCAAAAGATAAATGACCACTGGTCAGCTGCATTTGCTTTAAGATATGTAAATGCTGAAAGAAAATTAAAAGGCGTAGGAAATTATTCCCTTACAGCACCTAACTATGATAAAAATTTCAATATGATAGGAATTACACATGCAAATCCTAGATTTGATATAAATTCTGAAAGAACTGCCCAAGGAGTTAATGGAATCTTTGGTTTAAACTATAACAATGATAAATTAAATGTTGGTTTAAGATATGAAACTGAAACTAGATTAAACTTTAAAACTAAAGAAAAAAACTTAAAATCATTTGCTAGCTCATTTGGAAATACTAATCCTATCATTGCTGCAGGAATTATTGATAAGATTACTAATAATCAAAATGTTAAAGAATGGACTAATGGAGCTAAAGGTAAAAGAAATCTTCCTGCAATGGCAAGTATTGGAGCTTCTTATGCTATAACTGAGAAGACTACCCTTCTTACTTCAGGAAACTACTACTTCATTAAAGAAGCTGGAGATTCTTTTGGAGCTTATGATGGATACCACAATGGATATGAGGTTGCCTTTGGTATTGACCACAAATTAAATGAAAAATGGACTTTAATGGGTGGATACCAATATACAAATACAGGTGCTAATAAACACACTTATAAGGATACAGACTATGCCCTTGATGCTGATATGTTTGGTTTAGGAGTTAAATACCAATACAGTCCTAACCTATCATTAATGGCAACTGGTGCTACA
The DNA window shown above is from Cetobacterium ceti and carries:
- a CDS encoding TetR/AcrR family transcriptional regulator translates to MARKPNFTKDEILDCAYDILLESSLKEVTARTVAKRLNASTISIYSAFSSMGDLKNALAKRAKNKLFEYTKINNTDMEILDIGMGVCLFARDEKELFRTIFLRESMPKDFIDEVLEDFKKLIYTSFKNTPMGPELSEKTINWIMKKGWLFTQGFATLICTGFYDNPSDDEIKKELVEMGTILIKEALNNGGN
- a CDS encoding OmpP1/FadL family transporter, with the translated sequence MRKQLLLAAILLTSIKGFAGSIDYLSQQDAEYFAHPSMTGKIGVSGAYYNPAGTAFMEDGTYMQVNNQTHFKTYKMKVDGETFKSDKPSPIIPSIQIVKVDNGRSYFFHGGAIAGGGNVAYEGGLGMFKVMENMLNEGLNKQAIEIAKKTKQNLNLPSNFKPIQFTGGNTVKGSSYYVTLQGGVAQKINDHWSAAFALRYVNAERKLKGVGNYSLTAPNYDKNFNMIGITHANPRFDINSERTAQGVNGIFGLNYNNDKLNVGLRYETETRLNFKTKEKNLKSFASSFGNTNPIIAAGIIDKITNNQNVKEWTNGAKGKRNLPAMASIGASYAITEKTTLLTSGNYYFIKEAGDSFGAYDGYHNGYEVAFGIDHKLNEKWTLMGGYQYTNTGANKHTYKDTDYALDADMFGLGVKYQYSPNLSLMATGATVVYHSATSVTNVTYSKHVYSMGLGATYKFN